A region from the Sandaracinus amylolyticus genome encodes:
- a CDS encoding AAA family ATPase: MDHVELLARAKVDDPRSESGVVLEGQYREAYDAMLDAHNAGLFVGLIGPVGAGKTALCRKFAEDLGRPFEWVTFSDLVRPANLVGSFDPTLVFKYGYAPEAFVPGPFTLAALKGGVFLANELNRGDEYVLNTMLDALEERRLYIPALRAWYRVHDDFYLIAAMNPAENRGTRRLPSAIRDRIKVWIRLAYPKRATELKIVAQHCREYELAPGQIELVLEMVEQTREDPAIESPASIRSSIGIARFAAERARRLGQPVDHKLLAQAARLVLSEAIRVKPGRNLEHYLDSLLTKTLGTTG, encoded by the coding sequence GTGGATCACGTGGAGCTCTTGGCGCGCGCGAAGGTCGACGATCCGCGCAGCGAGTCCGGCGTCGTGCTCGAGGGGCAGTATCGCGAGGCGTACGACGCGATGCTCGACGCCCACAACGCCGGGCTCTTCGTCGGCCTGATCGGACCGGTGGGCGCGGGCAAGACCGCGCTGTGCCGCAAGTTCGCCGAGGATCTCGGGCGACCGTTCGAGTGGGTCACGTTCAGCGATCTCGTGCGCCCCGCGAACCTCGTCGGCAGCTTCGATCCGACGCTCGTGTTCAAGTACGGATACGCACCCGAGGCGTTCGTGCCCGGGCCGTTCACGCTCGCCGCGCTGAAGGGCGGCGTGTTCCTCGCGAACGAGCTCAACCGCGGCGACGAGTACGTGCTCAACACGATGCTCGACGCGCTCGAGGAGCGTCGCCTCTACATCCCCGCGCTGCGCGCGTGGTACCGCGTGCACGACGACTTCTATCTGATCGCCGCGATGAACCCGGCCGAGAACCGCGGGACGCGCCGGCTCCCCAGCGCGATCCGCGATCGCATCAAGGTCTGGATCCGCCTCGCGTACCCGAAGCGCGCGACCGAGCTGAAGATCGTCGCGCAGCACTGCCGCGAGTACGAGCTCGCGCCGGGACAGATCGAGCTCGTGCTCGAGATGGTCGAGCAGACGCGCGAAGATCCCGCGATCGAATCGCCCGCGTCGATCCGCTCGAGCATCGGCATCGCGCGCTTCGCGGCCGAGCGTGCGCGACGCCTCGGACAGCCGGTCGATCACAAGCTGCTCGCGCAGGCCGCGCGCCTCGTCCTCTCCGAGGCGATCCGCGTGAAGCCCGGGCGCAACCTCGAGCACTACCTCGACTCGCTGCTCACGAAGACGCTGGGGACCACCGGTTGA
- a CDS encoding polyprenyl synthetase family protein: protein MLDRPTDWPLPGPIDLDLHDLPHASSTTEWWYVNSHLEVAGGRRLALFASFFRILSGVDERTKERQHAHSLTWAIVDLDRGEYVADSLVDKQAPRIGLEKLERGEGTRDPRLRRAIREVLVKGEVPLPDRMFEGDVTVATRRLELDYDGQRFVKHDDGTYSLSLRHTDRAVGCDLRFRLDKPVVRHGDDGVVRGPGGEDMFYYFCPRATVTGTLVLDGQHVAVERAIGWYDHEFGGHREKDDEEDETPREVAWNWVSLQLEGGIELSAYDLFDLAREGEKRLEGRAKIIGRDGRVATHEAFTLEASGRFVSTRTFNEYPTAWRLRAPDARVDLELVAPVDDQEFITVLSEPAFWEGRVEVRGTIAGEAVRGVGFVERSGFSHIDTLDEFFSAVGTETRRSVHSVMPLEPSFAEMRELIASREREQYMRGVDVQLVADYLTKPIREIVDRGGKSWRSYAALACCDVVGGDSRKYVRWLAMPELMHTGSLIVDDVQDRSEVRRGGPTCHAVHGDAIAINSGTAAYFLGQKLLRDEAMSSARQVRIYDLYFEALRAGHGGQALDLAGLHQFVPAAVESGDSADLEERVLAIHRLKTAAPAAALARMGALAGQGTEAQIEAVGGFFEALGLAFQIVDDVLNLEGFRGDLKTRGEDVMHGKVTLPFAKAMSLLGREERVELFRIVASKPSDTKLVARAVEMMASSGAIAACKQQARDLVEDAWARFDPLVEASLVKVMLRGFGWYVLERHY, encoded by the coding sequence ATGCTGGATCGACCGACCGATTGGCCTCTGCCCGGACCGATCGACCTCGACCTTCACGACCTTCCACACGCGTCGTCGACGACCGAGTGGTGGTACGTCAACAGCCACCTCGAGGTCGCGGGCGGGCGGCGACTGGCGCTCTTCGCGTCGTTCTTCCGCATCCTCAGCGGCGTCGACGAACGCACGAAGGAGCGCCAGCACGCGCACTCGCTCACGTGGGCGATCGTCGATCTCGACCGCGGCGAGTACGTCGCGGACTCGCTCGTCGACAAGCAGGCGCCGCGCATCGGGCTCGAGAAGCTCGAGCGCGGCGAGGGCACGCGCGATCCGCGCCTGCGCCGCGCGATCCGCGAGGTGCTCGTGAAGGGCGAGGTGCCGCTCCCGGATCGCATGTTCGAGGGCGACGTGACCGTCGCGACGCGCCGGCTGGAGCTCGACTACGACGGCCAGCGCTTCGTGAAGCACGACGACGGCACGTACTCGCTCTCGCTGCGTCACACCGATCGCGCGGTCGGGTGCGATCTGCGGTTCCGCCTCGACAAGCCGGTGGTGCGCCACGGCGACGACGGCGTCGTCCGCGGGCCCGGCGGCGAGGACATGTTCTACTACTTCTGTCCGCGCGCGACGGTCACCGGGACGCTCGTGCTCGACGGACAGCACGTCGCGGTCGAGCGCGCGATCGGCTGGTACGACCACGAGTTCGGCGGTCATCGCGAGAAGGACGACGAGGAAGACGAGACGCCGCGCGAGGTCGCGTGGAACTGGGTCTCGCTGCAGCTCGAGGGCGGCATCGAGCTCTCGGCGTACGACCTCTTCGATCTCGCGCGCGAGGGCGAGAAGCGGCTCGAGGGACGCGCGAAGATCATCGGGCGCGACGGACGCGTCGCGACGCACGAGGCGTTCACGCTCGAAGCGAGCGGGCGCTTCGTGTCGACGCGCACGTTCAACGAGTATCCGACCGCGTGGCGCCTGCGCGCGCCCGACGCGCGCGTCGATCTCGAGCTGGTCGCGCCGGTCGACGATCAGGAGTTCATCACGGTCCTCTCGGAGCCGGCGTTCTGGGAAGGGCGCGTCGAGGTCCGCGGGACGATCGCCGGTGAAGCGGTGCGCGGCGTGGGCTTCGTCGAGCGCAGCGGCTTCTCGCACATCGACACGCTCGACGAGTTCTTCTCCGCGGTCGGCACGGAGACGCGGCGCAGCGTGCACTCGGTCATGCCGCTCGAGCCGTCGTTCGCGGAGATGCGCGAGCTGATCGCGTCGCGCGAGCGCGAGCAGTACATGCGCGGCGTCGACGTGCAGCTCGTCGCCGACTACCTCACGAAGCCGATCCGCGAGATCGTCGATCGCGGCGGCAAGTCGTGGCGCTCGTACGCGGCGCTCGCGTGCTGCGACGTGGTCGGCGGCGACTCGCGCAAGTACGTGCGCTGGCTCGCGATGCCCGAGCTGATGCACACCGGATCGCTGATCGTCGACGACGTGCAGGATCGCTCGGAGGTGCGGCGCGGCGGGCCGACGTGCCACGCGGTCCACGGCGACGCGATCGCGATCAACTCGGGCACCGCGGCGTACTTCCTCGGGCAGAAGCTGCTGCGCGACGAGGCGATGTCGTCGGCGCGGCAGGTGCGCATCTACGACCTCTACTTCGAGGCGCTGCGCGCGGGCCACGGCGGACAGGCGCTCGACCTCGCGGGCCTGCACCAGTTCGTGCCGGCCGCGGTCGAGTCGGGCGACAGCGCGGATCTCGAGGAGCGCGTGCTCGCGATCCATCGGCTGAAGACCGCGGCGCCGGCGGCCGCGCTCGCGCGGATGGGCGCGCTCGCGGGCCAGGGCACCGAGGCGCAGATCGAGGCGGTCGGCGGGTTCTTCGAGGCGCTCGGGCTCGCGTTCCAGATCGTCGACGACGTGCTCAACCTCGAGGGCTTCCGCGGTGACCTGAAGACGCGCGGCGAGGACGTGATGCACGGCAAGGTCACCCTGCCCTTTGCGAAGGCGATGTCGCTGCTCGGGCGCGAGGAGCGCGTCGAGCTGTTCCGCATCGTCGCGTCGAAGCCGAGCGACACGAAGCTCGTCGCGCGCGCGGTGGAGATGATGGCGAGCTCGGGCGCGATCGCGGCGTGCAAGCAGCAGGCGCGTGACCTCGTCGAGGACGCGTGGGCGCGCTTCGATCCGCTCGTCGAGGCGTCCCTCGTGAAGGTCATGCTCCGCGGCTTCGGCTGGTACGTCCTGGAGCGCCATTATTGA
- a CDS encoding VWA domain-containing protein — protein MSEIDEGRFRGDETPEWTPIAFAVELTRRLRRHAGIACTPSLRATIAIPRFLTARYARTKRLTARDYLDAAILTTPFEDQAIAESVARELLFPRAETAGAASSPTKVREDAKVVASAQPADPVSGILGDLAALDVDLDALADLADLESMIDDGTEPDDGDPFELFERLYSSADPEERALGELVVLFGGAAEMASVSARTVDHVRVLVRERLLAHVGALTPAHVLHACNAGFGTLLAHEARHPWEIAGFLAGLGRDRELRTHLADLASSASPRDLGATLRFVAPHAIDARDFRRAALARPLDLAEHAELLLGFEEYVDPPAALIARSAKESPRRAMNAARTLRERFGHSVEDRVLDAWASALGRAPTLRELVDVAVESTRYHALVEPALETHVLELREEASDEYADASDEVPPVPHALAASVVLARDLAGTKVTSAVKAARRLATEVPCTVRVAAHFLPLLDELLEHALIPDDLERLVEIATLLGIDPNEVYDRIGQALEQLRAMILGDAHDADRYARLVDRIASIPQALLDELCGAASASSNLEAIAALLAIDLGGATQRLPEDLVMQGLGFKGIGGGSNLLKQWFSHRGALVDPLKSRIKAIAKEALIDLAFEWLGKSGASAERGLIPESRTRPMRAGDDLDLLDLDASLERVIDEGRRLDDARDDDLLVSETVRGRAAVSVLIDISGSMSGPDLAMCSIAVVMLLGKLRADEVSLALFESDTHVVKRFADEADLDAVADELLDLHARGGTCVDQALRFVEEEMSGVEATLRVLFVLSDFAFSERPEELRTLGSRIADHGVSLIAAAHGYVMKESRDALVSSIGGETMTMKKAEELPALLLDVLSRIADGR, from the coding sequence TTGAGCGAGATCGACGAGGGACGCTTCCGCGGCGACGAGACACCCGAGTGGACGCCGATCGCGTTCGCGGTCGAGCTCACGCGGAGGCTCCGTCGTCACGCCGGCATCGCGTGCACGCCGAGCCTGCGCGCGACGATCGCGATCCCGCGCTTCCTCACCGCGCGCTACGCGCGCACGAAGCGCCTCACGGCGCGCGACTACCTCGACGCGGCGATCCTCACCACGCCTTTCGAAGATCAAGCGATCGCGGAGTCCGTCGCGCGCGAGCTGCTCTTCCCGCGCGCCGAGACCGCGGGCGCGGCGTCGTCGCCCACGAAGGTGCGCGAGGACGCGAAGGTCGTCGCCAGCGCGCAGCCCGCCGACCCGGTGTCGGGCATCCTCGGCGATCTCGCGGCGCTCGACGTCGATCTCGACGCGCTCGCCGATCTCGCCGACCTCGAGTCGATGATCGACGACGGCACGGAGCCCGACGACGGCGATCCATTCGAGCTCTTCGAGCGCCTCTACTCGTCCGCGGATCCCGAGGAGCGCGCGCTCGGCGAGCTCGTCGTGCTGTTCGGCGGCGCGGCGGAGATGGCGTCGGTGTCGGCGCGCACCGTCGATCACGTGCGCGTGCTGGTGCGCGAGCGTCTCCTCGCGCACGTCGGCGCGCTCACGCCCGCGCACGTGCTGCACGCGTGCAACGCCGGGTTCGGCACGCTGCTCGCGCACGAGGCGCGTCATCCCTGGGAGATCGCAGGGTTCCTCGCGGGGCTCGGACGTGATCGCGAGCTCCGCACCCACCTCGCCGACCTCGCGAGCAGCGCATCGCCGCGCGACCTCGGCGCGACACTGCGCTTCGTCGCGCCGCACGCGATCGACGCACGCGACTTCCGCCGCGCCGCGCTCGCGCGCCCGCTCGATCTCGCGGAGCACGCGGAGCTGCTGCTCGGCTTCGAAGAGTACGTCGATCCTCCGGCCGCGCTGATCGCGCGCTCCGCGAAGGAGAGCCCGCGGCGCGCGATGAACGCCGCGCGCACGCTGCGCGAGCGCTTCGGGCACAGCGTCGAAGATCGTGTGCTCGACGCGTGGGCGAGCGCGCTCGGTCGTGCTCCGACGCTGCGCGAGCTTGTCGACGTCGCGGTCGAGTCGACGCGATATCACGCGCTGGTCGAGCCCGCGCTCGAGACGCACGTGCTCGAGCTGCGCGAGGAGGCGTCGGACGAGTACGCCGATGCGTCCGACGAGGTCCCGCCGGTGCCCCACGCGCTCGCGGCGAGCGTCGTGCTCGCGCGCGATCTCGCGGGCACGAAGGTGACGTCGGCGGTGAAGGCCGCGCGCCGGCTCGCCACCGAGGTCCCGTGCACGGTGCGCGTCGCCGCGCACTTCCTGCCGCTCCTCGACGAGCTCCTCGAGCATGCGCTCATCCCCGACGATCTCGAGCGTCTCGTCGAGATCGCGACGCTGCTCGGCATCGATCCCAACGAGGTCTACGACCGCATCGGTCAGGCGCTCGAGCAGCTCCGCGCGATGATCCTCGGCGACGCGCACGACGCCGATCGCTACGCGCGTCTCGTCGATCGCATCGCGTCGATCCCGCAGGCGCTGCTCGACGAGCTCTGCGGCGCGGCGAGCGCGAGCTCGAACCTCGAGGCGATCGCCGCGCTGCTCGCCATCGATCTCGGCGGGGCCACGCAGCGCCTCCCCGAGGACCTCGTGATGCAGGGCCTCGGCTTCAAGGGAATCGGCGGCGGATCGAACCTGCTCAAGCAGTGGTTCTCGCACCGCGGCGCGCTCGTCGATCCGCTCAAGTCCCGCATCAAGGCGATCGCGAAGGAAGCGCTGATCGATCTCGCGTTCGAGTGGCTCGGCAAGTCGGGCGCGAGCGCCGAGCGCGGCTTGATCCCGGAGAGCCGCACCCGTCCGATGCGCGCCGGCGACGACCTCGATCTCCTCGATCTCGACGCGAGCCTCGAGCGTGTGATCGACGAAGGACGCCGCCTCGACGACGCGCGCGACGACGACCTGCTCGTCTCGGAGACGGTGCGCGGGCGCGCCGCGGTCTCGGTGCTGATCGACATCTCGGGCTCGATGAGCGGGCCCGACCTCGCGATGTGCTCGATCGCCGTCGTGATGCTCCTCGGCAAGCTGCGCGCCGACGAGGTCAGCCTCGCGCTCTTCGAGAGTGACACCCACGTCGTGAAGCGCTTCGCCGACGAGGCCGATCTCGACGCGGTCGCGGACGAGCTGCTCGATCTCCACGCGCGCGGTGGCACCTGCGTCGATCAGGCGCTGCGCTTCGTCGAGGAGGAGATGAGCGGCGTCGAGGCCACGCTGCGCGTGCTCTTCGTGCTGAGCGACTTCGCGTTCAGCGAGCGGCCCGAAGAGCTGCGTACGCTGGGATCACGCATCGCCGATCACGGCGTGTCGCTGATCGCCGCCGCGCACGGCTACGTGATGAAGGAGAGCCGCGACGCGCTGGTCTCGTCGATCGGCGGCGAGACGATGACGATGAAGAAGGCCGAGGAGCTGCCCGCGCTACTCCTCGACGTGCTCTCGCGCATCGCCGACGGCCGGTAG